A window of Lacibacter sediminis contains these coding sequences:
- a CDS encoding gliding motility lipoprotein GldH: MKPLQRLHTLANSLLIGSTILSSVLLSSCSSIDAFEKNAEIPKHKWAYDFQPEVVFNITDTVSTYNVLVTLRHTDAYAYKNIWLFLSTRQPGDSTFQKERFELTLQDQEGKWIGTGMSDIWEVRYPLFNNIRFTKQGNYSIRLQQTMRDNPLLHVMNAGVRIEKAKS, from the coding sequence TTGAAACCATTGCAGCGCTTACATACTCTTGCAAATTCTCTCCTCATCGGTTCAACTATTCTTTCTTCTGTGTTACTGAGCAGTTGCAGTTCAATCGATGCATTTGAAAAAAATGCAGAGATACCAAAACACAAATGGGCTTATGATTTTCAACCGGAAGTTGTGTTTAACATTACCGATACGGTTTCAACCTATAATGTATTGGTTACGTTGCGTCATACAGATGCTTATGCCTATAAAAACATCTGGCTCTTTCTTTCTACCCGTCAACCCGGCGACAGTACTTTTCAAAAAGAACGCTTTGAATTAACCCTGCAAGACCAGGAAGGTAAATGGATCGGTACGGGCATGAGCGATATCTGGGAAGTGCGTTATCCCCTGTTCAACAATATCAGGTTTACCAAGCAGGGCAATTATAGCATTCGGTTACAGCAAACAATGCGTGATAATCCGTTGTTACATGTTATGAATGCCGGTGTGCGTATCGAAAAAGCAAAATCATAA
- a CDS encoding YicC/YloC family endoribonuclease, with protein MLKSMTGFGRTEEAAGDKTFLVEIKSLNGKQFELNLKITPLLKPYEFAIRTMLSEQLMRGTIDCNILLKQNGGNGAITINKEMAKAYFQPLKEVADDLNIGLSEYVLAAMLRLPDVVVPNTDILSEDQYGQFKQTLQNAIDAINKHRLLEGAALEKDLIERINNILAYQEKISELEPLRQHKMKEELRRKMEEQVGKENYDVNRLEQEMIYYIEKIDISEEQVRLRNHCDYFLNILKEGEESKGKKLGFVLQEIGREINTTGAKAYDSGIQKLVVLMKDELEKAKEQVLNIL; from the coding sequence ATGCTTAAATCAATGACCGGTTTTGGAAGAACCGAAGAGGCCGCCGGCGATAAAACATTCCTGGTTGAAATAAAATCTCTCAACGGAAAACAGTTTGAACTCAATTTAAAAATCACTCCATTATTAAAGCCGTATGAGTTTGCGATACGTACAATGTTATCGGAGCAACTGATGCGTGGCACGATTGATTGCAATATTCTCTTAAAGCAAAACGGAGGCAATGGCGCCATCACCATTAATAAGGAAATGGCCAAAGCTTATTTTCAGCCATTGAAAGAAGTAGCTGATGATTTAAATATCGGGCTGAGTGAATATGTACTGGCTGCAATGTTACGTTTGCCCGATGTGGTAGTTCCCAACACCGATATTTTAAGTGAAGATCAATACGGACAGTTTAAGCAAACGCTGCAAAATGCCATTGATGCGATTAACAAACATCGCCTGCTTGAAGGTGCCGCCTTGGAAAAAGATCTCATCGAACGTATTAATAATATACTCGCCTACCAGGAAAAAATTTCTGAGCTCGAGCCCCTTCGTCAACATAAAATGAAAGAAGAGCTCCGCCGAAAAATGGAAGAGCAGGTTGGTAAAGAGAACTATGACGTGAACAGGTTGGAGCAGGAAATGATCTACTACATTGAAAAGATCGACATCAGTGAAGAGCAGGTGCGTTTGCGCAACCATTGCGACTATTTCCTCAACATCCTGAAAGAAGGTGAAGAATCAAAAGGAAAGAAGCTTGGTTTTGTGTTACAGGAAATTGGCCGTGAAATTAATACCACAGGCGCCAAAGCCTACGACTCCGGTATCCAGAAGCTGGTAGTACTCATGAAAGACGAATTGGAAAAAGCCAAAGAACAGGTGCTGAACATCCTGTAA
- a CDS encoding UDP-3-O-(3-hydroxymyristoyl)glucosamine N-acyltransferase, translated as MKFPSPVPVQWIAELIGAVVTGNKNGLATGINEIHKVEEGDLVFVDHPKYYDKCIHSAASFIIINKETAVPEGKALLVCEQPFEAYLKIVRHFRPFTPSDKLISDSATIGEGTVIMPGAFVGNHVTIGSNCVIHPNVSIYDHTVIGNNVILHAGTVIGSDAFYFNTKKNRDVWYKKMESCGRVIIEDDVEMGSGCTIDKGVTHDTVIGRGTKFDNQVHIGHDTVIGKNCLFAAQVGVAGAVEIKDGVVLWGQAGVSKTLTIGENAVVFAQSGVPSSLEGNKSYFGTPVDDALQKRKELVWVKRIPELWEKVKRLEEKE; from the coding sequence ATGAAGTTTCCTTCTCCGGTTCCGGTACAATGGATTGCTGAACTGATTGGCGCAGTTGTTACAGGAAATAAAAATGGATTAGCAACAGGTATTAATGAAATACACAAAGTGGAAGAAGGCGATCTTGTGTTTGTTGATCATCCAAAATATTATGATAAGTGTATTCATTCGGCTGCAAGTTTTATTATCATTAATAAAGAAACTGCAGTACCTGAAGGAAAAGCATTGTTGGTGTGTGAACAACCGTTTGAAGCTTATTTAAAAATTGTTCGTCACTTTCGTCCGTTTACTCCATCTGATAAATTGATCAGCGATTCTGCAACGATTGGTGAGGGAACAGTTATTATGCCGGGTGCGTTTGTGGGTAATCATGTTACAATTGGAAGTAACTGTGTTATTCATCCGAATGTTTCTATTTATGATCATACAGTTATTGGTAACAACGTTATACTGCATGCAGGAACGGTAATTGGCAGCGATGCGTTTTATTTCAACACCAAAAAGAACCGTGATGTGTGGTATAAGAAAATGGAAAGTTGCGGCAGGGTGATCATTGAAGATGATGTAGAAATGGGATCGGGCTGTACAATTGATAAAGGTGTAACACACGATACCGTGATTGGACGTGGTACCAAGTTCGATAACCAGGTGCATATTGGTCATGATACCGTGATTGGTAAGAATTGTTTGTTTGCAGCGCAGGTGGGTGTGGCTGGTGCAGTGGAAATTAAAGACGGTGTGGTGTTATGGGGACAGGCAGGTGTAAGCAAAACATTAACCATTGGAGAAAATGCAGTTGTGTTTGCACAAAGCGGCGTGCCATCATCATTGGAGGGGAATAAATCGTATTTCGGTACACCGGTAGATGATGCTCTGCAAAAACGAAAAGAGTTGGTGTGGGTAAAACGTATTCCTGAATTATGGGAAAAAGTAAAACGCCTTGAAGAAAAGGAATAG
- a CDS encoding carboxypeptidase-like regulatory domain-containing protein, protein MKTILSFILILLTSSVSAQSYFYIKGKVVDDSTRLPLEGASVLCQNTTKGTITNKEGEFRMELPAGGHNLVITYTGYETESVRISSSQDNSNELNIILKKKEKKLEEVVIQASTEVKDGWTKYGKQLSDYFIGSTPFAKQCSIENPDVLKFYFSRKRNVLKVKAEEPVVVMNYALGYRISYQLDSFIYDYNTKFSAYAGVAFYTELDSTAEQKTVWLKNREKAYQGSRLHFMRCYYDSTLADNGFVIEHIFNDTITAKPRIRSLENPYDSAVYVLVDSVDKEINLFGKYRIVYTLQPMEKEYLIANKYPLSAKEQLSTLELLNGFVITENGFFYEQHEVINSGYWAWKNLADQLPYDYWPED, encoded by the coding sequence ATGAAAACAATCCTTTCATTTATCCTTATTCTACTTACAAGCTCCGTTTCAGCACAATCATATTTCTATATTAAAGGAAAAGTAGTAGATGATAGTACTCGGCTTCCTCTGGAGGGCGCATCTGTACTTTGTCAAAATACCACGAAAGGAACCATTACCAATAAAGAAGGCGAATTCAGAATGGAACTACCGGCAGGCGGGCATAACCTTGTTATTACTTACACGGGTTATGAAACAGAGAGTGTGCGCATCAGTTCATCGCAGGATAACAGCAATGAACTCAACATCATTTTAAAAAAGAAAGAAAAGAAACTGGAAGAAGTGGTGATACAGGCCAGCACTGAAGTAAAAGATGGCTGGACGAAATACGGCAAACAACTTTCAGATTATTTTATTGGCAGTACGCCTTTTGCCAAACAATGCAGCATCGAAAATCCTGATGTGCTCAAATTCTATTTCTCACGTAAAAGGAATGTATTAAAAGTAAAAGCCGAAGAACCGGTGGTGGTGATGAATTATGCATTGGGTTACCGCATCAGCTACCAGCTCGATTCATTTATTTATGATTACAATACCAAGTTCAGCGCTTACGCCGGTGTTGCTTTTTATACTGAACTTGATTCAACAGCTGAACAAAAAACTGTTTGGCTAAAGAACAGGGAGAAAGCATACCAGGGATCACGACTGCATTTTATGCGTTGTTACTACGACAGCACGTTGGCCGATAATGGTTTTGTGATCGAACATATTTTCAACGACACAATCACCGCAAAACCAAGGATCCGTTCTTTGGAAAATCCTTATGATTCGGCTGTGTATGTTTTAGTGGATAGTGTAGATAAAGAGATCAACCTGTTTGGCAAATACCGTATCGTGTACACTTTGCAGCCAATGGAAAAAGAATACCTTATTGCTAATAAATATCCATTAAGTGCAAAAGAGCAGCTTTCAACACTTGAACTGCTCAATGGATTTGTAATTACAGAGAATGGATTCTTTTATGAACAACACGAAGTGATCAACAGCGGTTACTGGGCCTGGAAAAATTTAGCTGATCAGTTGCCCTATGATTATTGGCCGGAGGATTGA
- a CDS encoding DNA polymerase III subunit yields MQFSHIIGQQHVIQQLKEMVDNNRLSHALLFIGKEGSGGLPLALAFSSYVVSQSEKNKPVATTAGLFGDEPVAPASSHGAELAEQYIHPDIHYSYPVIPRKSGDKPVSTDYITEWREFIKLYPYGNVYDWLQFIGAENKQGNITAAECADIIRKLNLKSFESEYKILLLWMPEYLGNEGNKLLKLIEEPPANTLFILVAENESLVLPTIVSRCQTVRIPPIDLTDTAIALVQRSKLSEEQAMQIAGVSEGNYREALQLIQHAEEDWQSLLREWLNAVLKTGPVAQVKWVDTVSALGREKQKQFLRYFTHLLEQSIRLRTMGEEHLPLTGAEKDFAIRLNKLCDISQQQAITQLLDQTAYHIERNANAKMLFMALTIKLYHIIANKTVIEVG; encoded by the coding sequence ATGCAATTCAGCCACATTATTGGACAGCAGCACGTGATCCAGCAACTGAAAGAGATGGTGGACAATAACCGCCTGAGCCATGCATTGCTGTTCATTGGTAAAGAAGGAAGCGGTGGTTTGCCCCTTGCACTTGCTTTTAGTTCTTATGTGGTTTCGCAAAGCGAAAAAAACAAACCTGTAGCAACAACTGCCGGTTTGTTTGGCGATGAACCTGTAGCTCCAGCTTCATCGCATGGCGCAGAGTTGGCAGAACAATACATTCATCCCGATATTCATTACAGCTATCCCGTTATTCCAAGAAAGAGTGGTGACAAACCCGTGAGTACTGATTACATTACTGAATGGCGTGAGTTCATCAAACTATATCCTTATGGCAATGTGTACGATTGGCTTCAATTTATTGGTGCAGAAAACAAACAGGGAAATATTACAGCGGCAGAATGTGCAGATATTATCCGCAAGCTGAATCTTAAAAGTTTTGAAAGTGAATACAAGATTTTGTTGTTATGGATGCCTGAATACCTCGGTAATGAAGGCAATAAACTATTAAAGCTGATCGAAGAGCCACCGGCCAACACCTTATTTATATTAGTAGCAGAAAACGAAAGTCTCGTATTGCCAACAATAGTAAGTCGTTGTCAAACCGTTCGTATTCCACCAATCGATTTAACAGATACTGCAATCGCCTTGGTCCAACGCAGCAAACTCAGCGAAGAACAAGCCATGCAAATTGCAGGTGTTAGTGAAGGCAACTACCGTGAAGCATTGCAATTGATTCAGCACGCAGAAGAAGACTGGCAATCGCTCTTGCGTGAATGGCTCAATGCAGTATTAAAGACCGGGCCGGTTGCACAAGTAAAATGGGTTGATACTGTAAGTGCGTTAGGCCGTGAAAAACAAAAACAATTCCTGCGCTACTTTACACATTTGCTTGAGCAAAGTATTCGCCTGCGCACAATGGGGGAAGAACATTTGCCGCTCACCGGTGCTGAGAAAGATTTTGCGATACGTCTTAATAAACTTTGCGACATCAGTCAACAACAGGCAATTACACAACTACTCGACCAAACGGCTTATCATATTGAGCGCAATGCGAATGCTAAAATGTTGTTCATGGCACTCACCATTAAGCTCTATCATATCATTGCCAATAAAACGGTGATTGAAGTTGGTTAA
- a CDS encoding glutathione peroxidase, producing the protein MIRLLLALVVFVSFAFTINEKKAVSAPPSVYNFKVESLEGGMIDFSKYKGKKILIVNTASKCGYTKQYTELEELYKKYKDKLVVIGFPANNFGGQEPGTNAEIKEFCSSTYQVTFPMAAKISVKGEDMHPLYQWLTSKEKNGVLDAEIKWNFNKFLLNEKGELVAYFPSKVTPLSEEITSKL; encoded by the coding sequence ATGATACGTTTACTTCTTGCCCTTGTGGTGTTCGTTTCGTTTGCTTTTACGATCAACGAGAAAAAAGCAGTCAGTGCACCTCCCTCCGTTTATAATTTTAAAGTAGAAAGCCTCGAAGGCGGTATGATCGATTTTTCCAAATACAAAGGAAAAAAGATCCTGATCGTTAATACCGCTTCAAAATGCGGTTATACAAAACAGTATACCGAATTAGAAGAACTGTATAAAAAATACAAGGATAAGTTGGTCGTAATTGGTTTCCCGGCTAACAATTTTGGCGGGCAGGAACCAGGCACCAATGCAGAGATCAAAGAATTTTGCAGCAGCACTTACCAGGTTACATTTCCAATGGCTGCAAAGATCAGCGTAAAGGGGGAAGACATGCATCCGCTTTACCAATGGCTTACCAGCAAAGAAAAAAACGGAGTGCTTGACGCTGAGATAAAATGGAATTTCAATAAGTTTTTATTGAACGAAAAAGGAGAACTGGTTGCTTACTTTCCAAGTAAAGTAACACCGTTGAGTGAAGAAATTACAAGCAAGCTGTAA
- a CDS encoding choice-of-anchor Q domain-containing protein, with protein MRNYLPILLIFSLAMAIGCKKESFTNSTEAKLIIGNDSLRFDTVFTTAGSVTQYFLIKNENKQKINISNVQLMGGAASAFKMNVDGSQGTQFTNIEIAGNDSMYVFVRVNVNPNADNQPFVIRDSIKLQWNGNTTFKQLEAWGQNANYIRSTILQGNINWTKDKPYVILGGMIVDTNAVLNIQQGTRIHLNADAPFIVDGTLIINGTKSDSVVFRSNRLDDPYRDYPGAWPGIYFRGSSINNQLTYTYIKNAYQGIVVEQPSSNANPKLRLNNCVLDNIYDIGLFAVNSSVVANNCLISNCGTNIALIYGGSYQFNHCTVVSASNSFVQHKNPALTATNFVKQNNTIYTSPLTAVFTNSIVWGDEGFVDNEIVVQKEGTDAANVTLNNVLFRAKVDPSNTAFSNVLRNTNPQFDSVDVVRRIYDFRLKAGSPAINKGVVTPLTTDFNGFSRVGLPDLGCYEKQ; from the coding sequence GTGAGAAACTACTTACCCATACTGCTTATCTTTTCCCTTGCAATGGCCATTGGCTGTAAAAAGGAATCATTCACCAACAGCACCGAAGCAAAACTCATCATTGGCAACGATAGTTTACGTTTTGATACCGTGTTCACAACAGCCGGATCTGTTACGCAATATTTCCTCATCAAAAATGAAAACAAGCAAAAAATCAATATCAGCAATGTGCAGTTGATGGGTGGCGCCGCATCGGCTTTTAAAATGAATGTTGATGGAAGCCAGGGAACACAGTTTACCAATATTGAAATTGCAGGCAACGATAGTATGTATGTATTTGTGCGGGTGAATGTGAACCCCAATGCCGATAACCAACCTTTTGTTATCCGTGACAGTATTAAACTGCAATGGAACGGCAACACAACGTTTAAACAATTAGAAGCGTGGGGACAAAATGCAAACTACATCCGCAGTACTATTCTTCAGGGAAATATCAACTGGACAAAAGATAAACCTTATGTGATCCTCGGTGGAATGATCGTTGATACAAATGCCGTACTCAATATTCAGCAGGGAACAAGAATTCATCTCAATGCCGATGCACCTTTTATTGTTGATGGCACGCTCATCATCAATGGTACAAAATCAGACAGTGTTGTTTTTCGCAGTAATCGTTTAGATGATCCTTACCGTGATTATCCCGGAGCATGGCCCGGCATTTATTTCCGTGGAAGCAGTATCAATAATCAATTGACCTATACTTATATTAAAAATGCATACCAGGGAATTGTGGTGGAGCAACCTTCTTCAAACGCAAATCCCAAACTCAGGTTGAACAATTGTGTGCTGGATAATATTTATGACATCGGCCTGTTTGCAGTCAACAGTAGTGTAGTTGCCAATAACTGTCTCATCAGCAATTGCGGAACAAACATTGCATTGATCTATGGTGGCAGTTACCAGTTCAATCATTGCACGGTTGTATCTGCATCCAATTCATTTGTGCAACACAAAAACCCGGCACTCACCGCTACCAATTTTGTAAAACAGAATAATACAATTTACACGTCGCCATTGACAGCCGTATTTACAAACAGTATTGTTTGGGGCGATGAGGGATTTGTTGACAACGAAATTGTGGTGCAGAAAGAAGGGACGGATGCTGCGAATGTTACGTTGAATAATGTCCTGTTCAGAGCGAAAGTCGATCCATCAAATACTGCTTTCAGTAATGTGTTGCGGAATACGAACCCGCAGTTCGACAGTGTGGATGTGGTACGCCGCATTTATGATTTCAGGCTGAAAGCTGGCTCTCCTGCTATTAATAAAGGTGTAGTTACTCCGCTGACGACCGATTTTAACGGATTCTCAAGAGTTGGTTTGCCTGACCTGGGCTGCTACGAAAAACAATAA
- a CDS encoding ComF family protein, producing MINTRKLFNDFIHLLYPHNCAGCGSDLLENDQSICIRCYTNLPETNYAALPGNPIEKIFYGRLNVEYATAGYYFSKSSVLQRLIHQLKYNGNIEVGHQLGQWLGLQLQRSNRFNAVDALIPLPLYPSKEKKRGYNQATVLCEGIAEIMNIPILNNIVLRKRYTDTQTKKGRTERLLNVDGSFEVSDAVALQQRHVLLVDDVITTGATLEACGIAIKETENVRLSIATLAWSSDD from the coding sequence ATGATCAACACCCGTAAATTATTCAATGATTTTATTCATCTGCTCTACCCACATAACTGTGCCGGTTGTGGAAGCGATCTGCTGGAAAACGATCAATCGATCTGCATTCGTTGTTATACCAATTTACCTGAAACAAATTATGCAGCACTTCCCGGCAACCCGATCGAAAAGATATTTTATGGCCGATTGAATGTGGAATATGCAACTGCCGGTTATTACTTCAGCAAAAGTTCTGTGTTGCAGCGATTGATCCATCAACTCAAATACAATGGCAATATAGAAGTTGGTCACCAGCTTGGTCAATGGCTCGGATTACAACTTCAGAGAAGTAACCGCTTTAATGCTGTTGATGCATTGATTCCTTTACCACTCTATCCATCAAAAGAAAAGAAACGTGGTTACAACCAGGCAACAGTTTTATGCGAAGGCATCGCTGAAATCATGAACATTCCCATCCTGAACAACATTGTATTACGCAAACGATATACTGATACTCAAACCAAAAAAGGAAGAACAGAACGATTACTAAATGTTGATGGTAGTTTTGAAGTAAGCGATGCAGTTGCGCTTCAACAAAGACATGTATTATTGGTTGATGATGTTATTACTACCGGAGCAACACTCGAAGCTTGTGGCATTGCAATAAAAGAAACGGAAAATGTAAGACTCAGCATTGCCACATTGGCCTGGTCGAGTGATGATTAA
- the radA gene encoding DNA repair protein RadA — protein sequence MSKIKTSFFCQNCGYESAKWIGKCPSCNEWNTFVEELITKDKSNPQKQSWKESAGNGEMKTISLSEVKSSEEKRIVTDDAELNRVLGGGIVPGSIVLIAGEPGIGKSTLFLQIGLHLKNIVTLYVSGEESEQQIKMRADRLQMSNEDFYLLTETSTNTIFQEIKKLKPQVVIIDSIQTLQTPYIESGPGSISQIRETAAELQRFAKETNTPVFLIGHITKDGNIAGPKILEHMVDTVLQFEGDRHYAYRILRTMKNRFGSTSELGIYEMTETGMRPVINPSEILITQKEDQLSGIAIAATMEGMRPLLIEVQALVTQSVYGTPQRTVSGFDLRRLQLLLAVLEKRGGFHFGMKDVFLNIAGGLKVEDPSIDLAVLCSLLSSYEDVPLNPHICFAGEVGLSGEIRAVNRIDQRIAEAEKLGFEKIIISKYNLGQRKENEKKLQQKYNIEIITMSKVEELYQYLFQ from the coding sequence ATGAGTAAAATAAAAACATCTTTTTTTTGTCAGAACTGTGGATATGAATCAGCAAAATGGATCGGTAAATGTCCATCATGTAATGAGTGGAACACATTTGTTGAAGAATTAATTACAAAAGATAAAAGCAATCCGCAAAAACAAAGCTGGAAAGAAAGTGCCGGTAACGGAGAAATGAAAACTATTTCTTTGAGCGAAGTAAAAAGCAGTGAAGAAAAAAGAATTGTAACAGATGATGCAGAATTAAACCGTGTGCTTGGTGGTGGTATTGTACCGGGAAGTATTGTTTTAATTGCTGGTGAACCGGGTATTGGAAAATCAACGTTGTTCTTACAAATAGGTTTGCATTTAAAAAATATCGTAACGTTATATGTAAGCGGCGAAGAAAGCGAACAACAAATTAAAATGCGTGCCGATCGTTTGCAAATGAGCAACGAAGATTTTTATTTACTTACAGAAACATCAACGAATACCATCTTCCAGGAAATAAAAAAACTGAAGCCACAGGTTGTTATAATTGATTCCATTCAAACATTACAAACACCGTATATTGAAAGTGGCCCCGGTAGTATTTCACAGATCCGTGAAACAGCGGCGGAGTTGCAACGCTTTGCAAAAGAAACCAACACACCTGTATTTCTCATTGGGCATATTACAAAAGATGGCAACATTGCCGGACCAAAAATTTTGGAGCATATGGTTGATACGGTTTTGCAGTTTGAAGGTGACCGTCATTATGCATATCGTATTCTGCGTACAATGAAAAACCGTTTTGGGTCAACATCTGAACTTGGTATTTATGAAATGACTGAAACAGGCATGCGACCAGTCATTAACCCCAGTGAAATTCTCATCACACAAAAAGAAGATCAGTTAAGCGGTATTGCTATTGCTGCCACAATGGAAGGAATGCGACCATTGTTAATAGAAGTGCAGGCATTGGTAACACAAAGTGTATATGGTACTCCGCAACGAACAGTAAGTGGTTTTGATCTAAGGCGTTTACAATTACTATTGGCAGTTCTTGAAAAGCGTGGTGGATTTCATTTCGGCATGAAGGATGTATTCTTAAACATTGCAGGTGGATTGAAAGTGGAAGATCCATCGATCGATCTTGCAGTATTGTGTTCTTTACTGTCGAGCTATGAAGATGTGCCGCTTAATCCGCATATTTGTTTTGCAGGCGAAGTAGGATTAAGTGGGGAGATAAGAGCTGTTAATCGTATCGATCAACGGATTGCAGAAGCTGAGAAACTTGGTTTCGAAAAGATCATCATCAGCAAATACAATCTTGGTCAGCGGAAAGAGAATGAAAAAAAACTGCAGCAGAAATACAACATTGAAATAATCACCATGAGCAAGGTGGAAGAACTATATCAGTATTTGTTTCAATAA
- a CDS encoding zinc metallopeptidase — protein sequence MTPGILFISLLFMGIGFLVQMRLKSKFKHYSQQPLMSGLSGKEVAEKMLKENGIYDVQVVSVDGFLSDHYNPMNKTVNLSPDVYNGRSIASAAVSAHEVGHAVQHATAYQWLMLRSRLVPVVQVSTTLSQWILAIGVGILGFGGGNPTILFVGILLFAATTVFSLITLPVEFDASNRALAWLERTNATSAQEHPGAKDALKWAATTYVVAAIASIVTLVQYILIYLSRRD from the coding sequence ATGACACCAGGAATTTTATTCATCTCTCTTCTTTTTATGGGGATCGGTTTTCTAGTGCAAATGAGGTTAAAATCCAAGTTCAAACACTACAGTCAGCAACCGCTTATGAGTGGTTTGAGTGGCAAAGAAGTGGCCGAAAAAATGCTGAAGGAAAACGGCATTTATGACGTGCAGGTTGTTTCTGTAGATGGCTTCCTGAGCGACCATTATAACCCCATGAATAAAACCGTAAATCTCAGTCCGGATGTGTATAATGGACGGTCAATTGCCTCAGCGGCAGTTTCGGCCCATGAAGTAGGTCATGCCGTGCAACATGCTACTGCCTATCAATGGCTTATGCTACGTTCAAGGCTGGTACCGGTGGTGCAGGTAAGCACCACACTTTCCCAATGGATCTTAGCTATTGGAGTCGGTATTTTGGGGTTTGGGGGCGGTAACCCAACTATATTATTTGTAGGTATTCTCTTATTTGCGGCCACTACAGTCTTTTCGCTCATTACCCTTCCGGTAGAATTCGATGCCAGTAACCGGGCACTTGCCTGGTTGGAACGCACAAATGCCACGTCAGCACAGGAACATCCGGGTGCAAAGGATGCTTTGAAGTGGGCAGCCACCACATATGTTGTTGCAGCCATAGCATCCATTGTGACATTAGTGCAGTATATATTGATTTACTTAAGCAGAAGAGATTAA